In one window of Helianthus annuus cultivar XRQ/B chromosome 17, HanXRQr2.0-SUNRISE, whole genome shotgun sequence DNA:
- the LOC110921321 gene encoding protein SLOW GREEN 1, chloroplastic encodes MDSTLSLTLKPSFHQKPTIFNPPTSTFTKSTHPYPLSKPSKLPTLKITATKTTTTPTNPIIQTLKLTARTIIFSATTAAVISNFQKYTAIAEPITQSTTTTETETETKPETVTETKPETVLPEFLESNSEAVDAMKTLLEKKLEAGEDEESLKILKKLVSAQPENLDWKFLMARLLNEMGEIEPAREALEQILTQNPLSFEALFENALIMDSVGEGEGVIRRLEKALAIAEEEKKEKEARDVRLIIAQFQFLQKNVDEALRSYDELLNEDPNDFRPYFAKGMIYSLIDKDDEAKVWFAKYRELSPKKYDVEGYIRTPLSRMKLFGTDEQN; translated from the coding sequence ATGGACTCAACTCTCTCACTCACACTCAAACCATCATTCCACCAAAAACCCACAATCTTCAACCCACCCACTTCAACCTTTACCAAATCAACCCACCCTTATCCCCTCTCAAAACCCTCCAAACTACCCACCCTCAAAATCACCGCCACCaaaaccaccaccacccccaccaacCCAATCATCCAAACCCTCAAACTCACCGCCCGCACCATCATATTCTCCGCCACCACCGCTGCCGTTATCTCCAATTTCCAAAAATACACCGCCATAGCCGAACCAATTACCCAAAGTACCACAACCACCGAAACCGAAACCGAAACCAAACCCGAAACCGTAACCGAAACCAAACCCGAAACTGTGTTGCCGGAGTTTCTAGAATCCAATTCAGAAGCTGTTGACGCTATGAAAACATTACTTGAAAAGAAACTAGAAGCAGGGGAGGATGAGGAAagtttgaaaatcttgaaaaaactCGTGTCGGCCCAGCCCGAAAACCTGGACTGGAAGTTCCTAATGGCGAGATTACTAAACGAAATGGGCGAAATTGAGCCGGCCCGCGAGGCCTTAGAACAGATTTTGACACAAAATCCTTTATCTTTCGAGGCGTTGTTCGAAAACGCGTTGATAATGGACAGTGTGGGAGAGGGTGAGGGGGTGATCAGGCGGTTGGAAAAGGCGTTAGCGATTGCGGAggaggagaagaaggagaaggaggCTAGAGATGTGAGGTTGATTATAGCGCAGTTTCAGTTTTTGCAGAAGAATGTTGATGAGGCTTTGAGGAGTTATGATGAGCTTTTGAATGAGGATCCGAATGATTTTCGACCGTATTTTGCTAAAGGGATGATTTATAGTTTGATTGATAAGGATGATGAGGCGAAGGTTTGGTTTGCTAAGTATCGAGAGCTTTCGCCTAAGAAGTATGATGTGGAAGGGTATATCCGCACGCCGTTGTCAAGAATGAAGCTTTTTGGGACTGATGAACAGAATTGA